The genomic window CAACTTATAACCCACCATAGGAGTGTACCTTTCGGTAACTACAAGTATAAAAACTGAAGAGAAAGAGCTTATTTAAATGTTGCACTTTATTCCGATGCAAATATTATAATGTAGATAAAATAACAGTTACGGAGCTTCAAATTAGTAAGGCCTTATATTTTCCCCGGGTTCTGTACCGGGTTATTTACACTCTACTCCTTAGGGGGAGGCACAAAAATTTCCCTCCCGGGCAGTTTCCGGAAGGATAGGAAAGACCTCTTCTTCTCTTTATAATGAATTACGCTGTGTAAATCTGGATATATTTTTTACTGCACCTGTTTTTTTATTTTCTACAAAATCAGCCAGTGTTTTACCCATCTCTTTAAAATCGGTTGAAATAGTTGAAATACCGTTGGCCACCACCTCTTTTAATGCAGAATCGTTGATGGATATTACCCCTACATCCTCCCCTATTTTTAATCCCTTTTCCCAACACCGTTTTACCAAATTAATCAGCATACGGTCGGTAGGCAAAATATACACCTCACCTTTTTTTATGGGTTTACTTTTTATTTGATCGTACACCTCATAATTAACCTTGTTATCTGCACAAAAACGCTCAAATCCGGTTAAAAATCCTTCCGGCTCCTTACCTCCGGGATAGGCCAATATCACTTTGTTGTATTTTTTTAATAAGGGGTGCGCTGCGCTAAGACCATTATACATATCCTCATCGAAGGATTGATAAATAACCGGATAGTTTTTTAATTCATTAATTTTCCTATCCAACAGATAAACTTTATCATGCGGCAAAATTTCAATAATGGGTAAAACAGCACTTAGGTTAGCCGGCATAATAACATAAGCCGAATATCTTCCGGCTCTTTCTTTAATCAGTGATGAAAATACGTTGGTATCAAAATGATGGAAATAAATATCTACCTGGGTATCATCGGACAAATTATCGATAAATGCATTGTACAATTCCTCTTTAAAAGTATTGAGTTCGTCAAAAAGCACCATAACTCTTTTTACAATACCCACATTATCACTATCCACAAAGTATCCCTTTCCAGGCACCGCAGCCAATATACCTCTGGCCTTTAGCTCATTGAAGGCCAGCATTACTGTATCGCGAGACAAATTATACTCGTTGGCTATTTCGTTGATAGACGGTATTTTATCGCCCTTTTTAATAAGACCATCTGTAATACCATTGATGATAGATTGAATGATTTGACGGTATTTGGCCTGTTTGTGCTCTGTTGATATTTTAATGATTTTTCTTATCATAAAACTAAATTTCCTACTGGTGCGTACCAGTATGTAAAATTAGATATTTTATACTCAGATGCAAATACTGTATCCGGAAGTAATCTTTTTGCCTAAACCATTTTAACCTAAGGTTTCTTTTTTGAACCTATATACAAGAGTGAGTCTTCTGTTTCAAATTCCTTATAACTACTCAATTCCAGGATATTAAAGTAATGAGAGAAAAAATCTTTCAAAGATGCCTCGGTATGATTATTTACAAACATACCCTTAAAATTTTCTGTTCCGCTTCCTTTCCAAAACGAATGACAAATTATCCCGTTCGCACTTAACATTTCGTATTGTCTTTGAATGGAACACTCCAGTTCCTCATTGGTAAGGTGATGTAGCACCTTATTTGAATAGATGCAGTCGAAGGTTAAAGCGGTATCCATTTTTGCCGCATCCAGTTCAATAAACACATCCTTGGGAAATCGCATCCTGAGTCTGTTTAAAAACTCCGTTGAATAGTCTGATCCTATCACATTAAAATCTTTCCTCAAAATCGCAAAGTCAGCTCCCGGGCCTGAGCCCAGCTCCAGCACATGCGAATGCGGCAAAAGGTATAACTTTAATTTTTGGATTAAATCTCGCCCATCGAATCCTTTCGCCATCTGAATGTACTTTTCAACGGTGCGCCTGTTTTTATAAAAGTCACTGTCCATGTTCAACTTATTAGTTGCCATAATTTTGGCACGAAAATAACTCCCCCGATAATAAAAGCTGCCATTGCCCCCCAAAGTACCGCACCGGCTGCTAAATCCTTTATTTTTTTTATTCGCACATCTTTTTGTGGGCATACAAAATCGGCCAGGTTTTCGATGGCCGCGTTAAGTAGCTCCAAAGATATTACCAAAGCAATGGATAAGAGCACCGTCAGCCATTCTGTGGTATTGATATCCAATACAAAACCCAGAGTAAGAGCAATGATGGCCACAGCCAAATGGATTCTTGCATTGTGCTCCTCTTTAAAAAGAAGTTTCAAGCCGTTAAAAGCATGCATAAAACTTTGCATCCTTTTTGTAATACTGCATTGGGCAGGTTTATTCATATCGTGATATTTTAGACCAAATATGGGATAAAAAAAGGAGAGATATAAACCCTCATAAAAGTATTGAAACTATCGATAAAATAAATATTTGGACAAAAATAGTATCTTTATGAAAAGACAGATAAAATTTGATTACTGATTAGTAACAGATAAATAGAATAGTGCCTTTAGTTGATCCAAAATAAACGCCATCAATCCGGCACAAATTAAATCTATTAAGGCATTTAAAAATGCAAGTCCAACCGTAGTCGTGACCAACGATTCTGGCTTCAGGTAGAACGATTTTACTTGCCTTATCCCGGATTTTTTAAATATATTAAAATGTAAAGCAATCGGATATAGCAACTTTGAATTTTTAACCTGAAAATCATCAAGTATGGAATACAAAGACTATTATAAAACACTGGGGGTTGATAAAAAAGCCTCGCAGGATGATATAAAAAAGGCTTACCGTAAACTTGCCATAAAATACCACCCCGACAAAAACCAGGGCAACAAGACCGCAGAAGAAAAATTTAAAGAGATTGGTGAAGCCAAAGAGGTTTTGCTGGATCCTGAAAAACGCAAATTGTACGACGAATTAGGTGCTAACTGGAAACAGTATCAACAAGCCGGATACAAGCCTGGCGACAACAGGCGATATCAGCAGCAGCAGAATGCTCAAGGAGGCCGCCACTATACTTTTGAAGGAGACCCATCTGAATTTTTTGGTGGGGGATCCGGATTCTCTGACTTTTTTGAATCCTTTTTTGGAGGCGGTGGCGCAGGAGCCGGA from Saccharicrinis carchari includes these protein-coding regions:
- a CDS encoding class I SAM-dependent methyltransferase, encoding MATNKLNMDSDFYKNRRTVEKYIQMAKGFDGRDLIQKLKLYLLPHSHVLELGSGPGADFAILRKDFNVIGSDYSTEFLNRLRMRFPKDVFIELDAAKMDTALTFDCIYSNKVLHHLTNEELECSIQRQYEMLSANGIICHSFWKGSGTENFKGMFVNNHTEASLKDFFSHYFNILELSSYKEFETEDSLLYIGSKKKP
- a CDS encoding diacylglycerol kinase family protein; amino-acid sequence: MNKPAQCSITKRMQSFMHAFNGLKLLFKEEHNARIHLAVAIIALTLGFVLDINTTEWLTVLLSIALVISLELLNAAIENLADFVCPQKDVRIKKIKDLAAGAVLWGAMAAFIIGGVIFVPKLWQLIS
- a CDS encoding GntR family transcriptional regulator, whose translation is MIRKIIKISTEHKQAKYRQIIQSIINGITDGLIKKGDKIPSINEIANEYNLSRDTVMLAFNELKARGILAAVPGKGYFVDSDNVGIVKRVMVLFDELNTFKEELYNAFIDNLSDDTQVDIYFHHFDTNVFSSLIKERAGRYSAYVIMPANLSAVLPIIEILPHDKVYLLDRKINELKNYPVIYQSFDEDMYNGLSAAHPLLKKYNKVILAYPGGKEPEGFLTGFERFCADNKVNYEVYDQIKSKPIKKGEVYILPTDRMLINLVKRCWEKGLKIGEDVGVISINDSALKEVVANGISTISTDFKEMGKTLADFVENKKTGAVKNISRFTQRNSL